From Mycolicibacterium nivoides, a single genomic window includes:
- a CDS encoding TetR/AcrR family transcriptional regulator gives MEDQPAGSSRVARRRDRRKAEIVKTATRILTESGYQGMSLEDVAEQTDIAKATLYHYFSSKDALVAAALEALAEEVLQRLGAREDAIGEAGAREHLAALIDEQIRILTETAPEVAAVFSWPRGWPEVFDEPMKDMRRRHDAVFRRVVEQGVDGGEFTCPDVNVALQCLHGVLNQSSVWIGPGMHDDDRAELRAAIVDRALCLFY, from the coding sequence GTGGAGGATCAGCCCGCGGGCTCCAGTCGCGTGGCACGCCGTCGTGACCGGCGCAAGGCCGAGATCGTCAAGACGGCCACCCGAATCCTCACCGAATCCGGCTACCAGGGGATGAGCCTGGAAGATGTCGCCGAACAGACCGACATCGCCAAGGCCACTCTCTACCACTACTTTTCGTCCAAGGATGCCCTGGTTGCCGCCGCGCTGGAGGCCCTGGCCGAGGAAGTTCTGCAGCGGCTCGGGGCCCGTGAGGATGCCATCGGAGAGGCTGGCGCTCGAGAGCACCTGGCGGCCCTGATCGATGAGCAGATCCGCATCCTCACCGAGACCGCGCCCGAGGTGGCCGCGGTGTTCTCCTGGCCGCGGGGCTGGCCGGAGGTCTTCGACGAGCCGATGAAGGACATGCGGCGTCGCCATGACGCGGTGTTCCGCCGGGTGGTGGAGCAGGGTGTGGACGGCGGTGAATTCACCTGTCCCGACGTCAATGTCGCTTTGCAGTGCCTGCACGGCGTCCTGAACCAGTCCTCGGTCTGGATCGGTCCGGGGATGCACGACGACGACCGCGCGGAACTGCGTGCCGCGATCGTCGACCGTGCCCTGTGCCTGTTCTATTAG
- a CDS encoding enoyl-CoA hydratase/isomerase family protein: MDFSDYQQLAVTRRDNGVLLITLNRPEKYNAADEGMHTELANIWKDVAADPQTRVAVITGAGKAFSAGGDLAMVERMAGDYDRVSHMLGEMSDLVYNMINCDKPIVSAINGVAVGAGAVAALLADVAIIAEDARIGDGHVKLGVAAGDHAAIIWPLLAGTAKAKYYLMTGEMIGGIEAERIGMVAKALPREEVLDEALRIADNLATGAQQAIRLTKRALNNWLRNAGPIFDQSAAYEMLTFLGPDVVEGYTALREKRAPHFPSAQDD; the protein is encoded by the coding sequence ATGGATTTCTCTGACTACCAACAGTTGGCGGTGACCCGCCGCGACAACGGCGTCCTGCTGATCACGCTGAACCGGCCGGAGAAGTACAACGCCGCCGATGAGGGCATGCACACCGAGTTGGCCAACATCTGGAAAGACGTGGCAGCCGACCCGCAGACCAGGGTCGCGGTGATCACCGGCGCGGGCAAGGCATTCAGTGCGGGGGGCGATCTGGCCATGGTCGAGCGGATGGCCGGCGACTACGACCGGGTGTCCCACATGCTCGGCGAGATGAGCGATCTGGTCTACAACATGATCAACTGCGACAAGCCGATCGTGTCCGCGATCAACGGCGTCGCTGTCGGGGCCGGCGCAGTCGCCGCCTTGCTCGCCGACGTCGCGATCATCGCCGAGGACGCCCGGATCGGCGACGGGCACGTCAAGCTCGGCGTGGCCGCCGGCGATCATGCCGCCATCATCTGGCCACTGCTGGCCGGCACGGCGAAGGCGAAGTACTACCTCATGACCGGCGAGATGATCGGCGGCATCGAGGCCGAGCGGATCGGCATGGTCGCCAAAGCCCTTCCGCGGGAGGAAGTTCTGGACGAAGCCCTGCGGATCGCGGACAACCTGGCCACCGGAGCCCAACAGGCGATCCGGCTGACCAAGCGTGCGCTCAACAACTGGTTGCGCAACGCCGGCCCAATCTTCGACCAGTCCGCGGCCTATGAGATGTTGACCTTCCTCGGACCGGACGTGGTGGAGGGTTACACCGCCCTGCGGGAGAAGCGCGCGCCGCACTTCCCGTCGGCGCAGGACGACTGA
- a CDS encoding SDR family NAD(P)-dependent oxidoreductase, with translation MRFDNKVAVVTGAASGIGRAVATALAEAGATVAAVDRDEGGLARTVQNCANVTAYVVDLADPKAVSTLRDEVVAAHGTPAVIVNAAGFDRVEPFMSNDDTLWQALVAVNFLGPVRLTHAFLETILAEGSLAKIVNIASDAGRVGSLGETVYAGTKGGLIAFTKSLAREMARHQINVNCVCPGPTDTPLFHSLPDKVREGLIRAIPFRRLAEPEEVAKAVLFFASDDASFITGQVLSVSGGLTMAG, from the coding sequence ATGCGATTCGACAACAAAGTCGCCGTGGTCACGGGTGCGGCATCGGGGATCGGCCGCGCCGTCGCGACCGCGCTGGCCGAGGCCGGCGCCACCGTCGCGGCCGTCGACCGGGATGAAGGGGGTCTCGCCCGAACCGTTCAGAATTGCGCGAACGTCACCGCGTACGTGGTCGACCTGGCCGACCCGAAGGCGGTGAGCACACTGCGCGACGAAGTCGTGGCCGCGCACGGAACGCCCGCCGTCATCGTCAATGCCGCGGGCTTCGACCGGGTCGAGCCGTTCATGTCCAACGACGACACGCTCTGGCAGGCGTTGGTCGCGGTGAACTTTCTGGGACCCGTCCGGCTCACCCACGCCTTTCTCGAAACCATCCTCGCCGAGGGAAGTTTGGCAAAGATCGTCAACATTGCCAGTGATGCAGGGCGAGTGGGCAGTCTGGGGGAGACGGTGTACGCCGGCACCAAGGGCGGGTTGATCGCCTTCACCAAGTCGCTCGCACGCGAGATGGCCCGTCATCAGATCAACGTCAACTGTGTTTGCCCTGGACCGACAGACACGCCGCTGTTCCATTCGCTTCCGGACAAGGTCCGCGAAGGCCTGATCAGGGCCATCCCGTTCCGCCGGCTCGCGGAACCGGAGGAGGTCGCCAAGGCCGTGCTCTTCTTCGCCTCCGACGATGCCAGCTTCATTACTGGCCAAGTCCTCAGTGTCAGTGGGGGCTTGACGATGGCCGGTTGA
- a CDS encoding TOBE domain-containing protein: MPDIRVREAAELLGVSDDTVRRWIDDGSLPAHLDGSGRKVIDGAALAAFARANAAAAPKDPLGIGSSARNRFAGLVTNVIADEVMAQVEMQCGPFTVVSLMSSQSVRELGLAPGSIAVAVVKATTVIVETPKGQS, translated from the coding sequence GTGCCAGACATCCGGGTCCGCGAGGCGGCCGAATTGCTCGGGGTCAGTGACGACACCGTGCGGCGCTGGATCGACGACGGATCGCTGCCGGCCCATCTCGACGGCTCCGGGCGCAAGGTGATCGACGGGGCCGCGCTGGCGGCGTTCGCGCGCGCCAACGCCGCTGCGGCGCCAAAGGACCCACTCGGCATCGGCAGCTCGGCCCGCAACCGGTTCGCCGGGCTGGTAACCAACGTCATCGCCGACGAGGTGATGGCTCAGGTGGAGATGCAGTGCGGCCCGTTCACCGTGGTGTCGCTGATGAGCAGTCAGTCGGTACGTGAGCTCGGCCTGGCCCCCGGCAGTATCGCGGTTGCGGTGGTCAAGGCCACGACCGTCATCGTGGAAACCCCGAAAGGACAGTCATGA